A single region of the Malus sylvestris chromosome 8, drMalSylv7.2, whole genome shotgun sequence genome encodes:
- the LOC126632899 gene encoding E3 ubiquitin-protein ligase RING1-like — MSLSPPRSRDINNDDGTTPLYGLYWCYHCNRTVRTASNNPSETVCPRCFGQFLSEFDMSITPRLLVDYTSFDPSPEARLLEALSLMFDPLMRPFNRELYDPEADSRGRPWYWRRHLGHEGRGAGVEPEVQDLRTNRRRRRRNPSFDGRENWEVESEPRTRSRPRNLIIVRPVEDPSNPVGPTHRPQENPVLPAPRGVDLGNYFFGPGLHGLIEELTQNDRPGPPPVPEMAINAIPTVKISEVHLSNESCCPICMEEFKIGGEVRELSCNHIYHSDCIVPWLRLHNSCPVCRVEIQVCGGGLVELGDSNSGGEGRTRRRVRWSRLGSLWPFRSRHL; from the exons ATGTCTCTGAGTCCACCTCGTTCGAGGGACATTAACAATGACGATGGCACAACACCACTATACGGACTCTACTGGTGCTACCATTGCAATCGGACGGTGAGGACTGCCTCCAACAACCCATCAGAGACAGTCTGCCCTCGTTGTTTCGGGCAGTTTCTGTCGGAGTTTGACATGTCGATTACACCTAGACTTCTCGTAGACTACACCAGTTTCGATCCATCCCCGGAAGCTCGTCTGCTCGAAGCACTTTCCCTCATGTTCGATCCGCTCATGAGGCCTTTCAACCGTGAATTATATGACCCGGAAGCCGATTCCAGAGGACGTCCATGGTATTGGCGACGCCACCTTGGCCATGAGGGCAGAGGTGCAGGTGTAG AACCTGAAGTTCAAGATTTGAGGACAAATAGGAGACGGAGGCGGCGCAACCCTAGCTTTGATGGTAGAGAAAACTGGGAGGTTGAATCTGAGCCCCGCACTCGAAGCCGTCCCAGGAATTTGATTATAGTCCGACCCGTGGAAGACCCTTCTAATCCAGTGGGACCCACTCATAGACCACAAGAAAATCCAGTACTACCCGCTCCACGTGGAGTCGATCTAGGAAACTACTTTTTTGGGCCGGGCCTTCACGGACTGATCGAAGAACTAACCCAAAACGACAGGCCCGGCCCGCCTCCAGTACCCGAAATGGCAATCAACGCAATACCAACTGTGAAAATCAGCGAGGTCCATTTGAGCAATGAGTCTTGTTGCCCAATTTGCATGGAGGAGTTTAAGATTGGTGGAGAGGTGAGGGAGTTGTCATGCAATCACATATACCACAGCGATTGTATTGTTCCGTGGCTGAGGCTCCACAACTCTTGCCCGGTTTGCCGGGTCGAGATTCAGGTATGCGGTGGCGGATTGGTAGAGTTGGGGGACTCGAATAGTGGCGGAGAGGGGCGGACAAGACGGCGCGTGAGGTGGAGTAGGTTGGGATCTTTGTGGCCATTTCGATCAAGGCATCTTTGA
- the LOC126631605 gene encoding probable inorganic phosphate transporter 1-4 produces MALELLSQLDSAKTKFYHFTAVVISGMGFFTDSYDLFCISLVTKLLGRIYYHVPGSSKPGSLPPNVACAVNGVALCGTLVGQLFFGWLGDKLGRKRVYGITLMLMVGCSICSGLSLGSSPTSVMATLCFFRFWLGFGIGGDYPLSATIMAEYSNKKSRGAFIAAVFAMQGFGILAGGVVAIVVSAIFNSLYHAEPYSVDPLGSTVPQADYVWRIILMFGAVPALLTFYSRMKMPETPRYTALVAKDQSKACQDMTKVLHIEIKELQQEEHAHINKSSSFGLFSREFLQRHGKHLLGTTTCWFLLDIAYYSQNLFQKDIFSAVGWLPSASSMSALDELFKIARAQTLIALCGTVPGYWATVFLIDYIGRFAIQLIGFFFMTVFMLVLAIPYEHWSRPQHNIGFIVIYGLTFFFANFGPNATTFVVPVEIFPARLRSTCHGISAASGKLGAIIGAFGFLYAAQNQDPAKADPGYPAGIGMKNALFVLAGINVIGFFFTFLVPESKGKSLEEMSRENEDEAEVQTSRV; encoded by the coding sequence ATGGCGCTTGAACTCCTGAGCCAGCTGGACTCggccaaaacaaaattttaccaTTTTACGGCGGTGGTGATTTCAGGTATGGGCTTCTTCACAGACTCATACGACCTATTCTGCATCTCACTTGTCACCAAGCTCCTTGGCCGCATTTATTACCATGTTCCGGGGTCTTCAAAGCCAGGTAGTCTACCCCCAAATGTGGCGTGCGCGGTCAATGGAGTTGCCCTATGCGGAACCCTTGTCGGTCAGCTCTTCTTTGGGTGGCTGGGTGACAAGCTCGGCCGGAAGCGTGTTTACGGCATAACCCTAATGCTCATGGTGGGTTGTTCTATTTGTTCCGGCCTTTCTTTGGGTAGCTCCCCAACTTCTGTCATGGCCACTTTATGCTTTTTCCGATTTTGGCTAGGGTTTGGTATTGGTGGTGATTACCCACTTTCGGCCACGATCATGGCGGAGTACTCCAACAAAAAGAGCCGAGGGGCGTTTATAGCCGCTGTTTTTGCTATGCAAGGGTTTGGGATCTTGGCTGGTGGGGTGGTGGCTATTGTGGTTTCTGCTATCTTTAATTCTTTATACCATGCTGAGCCCTACTCCGTGGATCCACTTGGGTCGACTGTCCCCCAGGCAGACTATGTGTGGAGGATTATTCTCATGTTCGGAGCAGTCCCAGCCTTGTTGACTTTCTACTCCCGAATGAAGATGCCGGAGACCCCTCGTTACACTGCCCTGGTAGCCAAGGATCAAAGCAAGGCGTGCCAAGACATGACTAAAGTGTTgcacattgaaatcaaagagcTGCAACAAGAAGAGCATGCCCATATTAACAAGTCCTCAAGTTTTGGTCTATTTTCCCGAGAGTTTCTTCAGCGGCACGGCAAACATTTATTGGGCACGACCACCTGTTGGTTCTTGCTGGACATTGCTTACTACAGCCAAAACCTTTTCCAGAAGGACATCTTCAGCGCCGTGGGATGGCTGCCGTCAGCAAGCTCTATGAGTGCCCTAGATGAGCTTTTCAAAATCGCTAGGGCACAAACCCTAATAGCCCTATGCGGCACAGTTCCAGGATACTGGGCCACGGTCTTCCTCATTGATTACATTGGCCGGTTTGCAATTCAGCTAATTGGGTTCTTTTTCATGACTGTTTTCATGCTTGTCTTGGCAATTCCATATGAGCACTGGTCTAGACCTCAACACAATATTGGATTTATTGTCATATATGGCCTAACATTTTTCTTTGCCAATTTTGGACCCAATGCTACAACGTTTGTTGTGCCGGTGGAGATTTTCCCAGCTAGGCTTCGGTCCACTTGTCATGGGATTTCAGCGGCTTCTGGCAAGTTGGGAGCGATTATAGGGGCTTTCGGGTTTCTGTATGCAGCTCAGAATCAAGACCCGGCTAAGGCTGATCCAGGGTACCCAGCTGGAATTGGAATGAAGAATGCTCTCTTTGTGCTTGCAGGAATCAATGTTATTGGGTTCTTCTTTACGTTTTTGGTGCCAGAGTCTAAGGGAAAATCACTAGAGGAGATGTCAAGAGAGAACGAAgatgaagctgaagtgcagacCAGCAGAGTTTAG
- the LOC126633489 gene encoding uncharacterized protein LOC126633489, translating into MDGQKSQANLTRTQSSLLRSSPTIRSSIHSLNSVTEEDVAAANENHHHLDDEEELRPKNYNPALTHHKSGSTRISHQHLPMAAITLFILFSFSGFFFFFYLRREEIPTSENLLLALAFVAVTLFLANKNKGLINHSVSVLKHSWDENAKWCRFHRFYKTNSSTKPVQWFIGSDSNPNKTRMEKEILREGVEFYSNGDFYEGEFHNGQCNGSGVYNYFVNGRYEGDWIDGRYDGYGIEGWARGSRYKGQYRQGLRHGYGVYRFSAGDSYAGEWCNGQSHGVGVQTCSDGSCYVGEFKYGAKHGLGCYHFRNGDRYAGEYFGDKMHGFGIYHFANGHCYEGSWHEGRNLGYGVYTFRNGNARCGIWDGGTLKHPLLPLTDAVVRAVQAAGKAAENAVNLPRVDEQVNKAVMAANRAATAARVAAVKAVQNGMDGKFCDTNV; encoded by the exons ATGGACGGTCAGAAAAGCCAGGCGAACCTCACGAGGACCCAGTCGTCGCTGCTGCGGTCGTCGCCGACGATTCGATCCTCCATTCACAGCCTCAACTCCGTCACGGAGGAGGACGTCGCCGCCGCCAACGAAAACCACCACCACCTCGACGATGAAGAAGAGCTGAGGCCCAAGAATTACAATCCGGCGCTGACCCACCATAAATCCGGGTCTACCCGGATCAGCCACCAGCACCTACCGATGGCCGCCATCACACTCTTCATCCTCTTCAGCTTCTccggcttcttcttcttcttctacctcCGCCGCGAAGAAATACCCACCTCCGAAAACCTCCTTCTGGCGCTGGCCTTCGTCGCGGTCACGCTTTTCTTGGCGAACAAGAACAAGGGTCTGATCAACCACAGCGTCTCCGTCCTCAAGCACTCCTGGGACGAGAATGCGAAGTGGTGCCGCTTCCACCGGTTCTATAAGACCAACAGCAGCACGAAGCCGGTCCAGTGGTTCATCGGGTCGGACTCGAACCCGAACAAGACCCGGATGGAGAAGGAGATCTTAAGGGAAGGGGTCGAATTCTACAGCAATGGGGATTTCTACGAGGGTGAATTTCACAATGGGCAGTGCAATGGCAGTGGGGTCTATAATTACTTCGTCAACGGCAGATACGAGGGGGATTGGATCGACGGCCGATACGACGGCTACGGGATTGAGGGCTGGGCGAGAGGGAGCAGATACAAGGGGCAATACAGGCAAGGATTGAGGCATGGTTATGGGGTTTATAGATTCTCGGCGGGGGATTCGTATGCAGGGGAGTGGTGCAATGGGCAGAGCCACGGCGTCGGAGTGCAGACTTGCTCCGATGGCAGCTGCTATGTTGGTGAATTCAAGTATGGCGCCAAGCACGGCCTCGGTTGCTACCATTTCAG AAATGGAGATAGATACGCCGGAGAATACTTCGGAGACAAAATGCATGGATTCGGCATCTACCACTTTGCCAACGGTCATTGTTACGAGGGGTCATGGCACGAAGGTCGTAATCTAGGCTATGGCGTTTACACTTTCCGAAATGGCAATGCAAGATGCGGTATATGGGACGGTGGCACCCTTAAGCACCCTCTTCTGCCGCTAACCGATGCAGTTGTTCGAGCTGTTCAG GCTGCTGGGAAAGCTGCAGAGAATGCTGTCAACCTCCCGCGGGTGGATGAACAAGTGAACAAGGCAGTCATGGCCGCGAACAGAGCTGCCACTGCCGCCAGAGTTGCTGCTGTTAAAGCCGTTCAAAACGGAATGGACGGAAAATTTTGTGATACGAATGTCTAG